The following proteins are encoded in a genomic region of Streptosporangiales bacterium:
- a CDS encoding ABC transporter permease subunit yields MNANRSAATTNPPGADPDGAPTTAAPSRARRAGRTRRRRFPVGPLVVLVVAAVVWYLLSLALFVVPEPVATVRALIDNFSSTEFTDAVGKTALGGLVAFLLAMVAGVLLGALIGLSRLARRILEPTILALNGIPKIAIYPVLMLVFGLGSTSQVTMGFIFGVFPVIINFGGALATVPEIYGRVARSLAMPWYLRLLKLDIPAALPSLAVSLRLAFSLSLVGVVFAEIIGSKAGLGQIIIAKYTLAQYELMGAAVLLLIVTSLVGTTSLWALERHLARRWR; encoded by the coding sequence ATGAACGCCAACCGTTCGGCCGCGACGACCAATCCACCCGGGGCCGATCCGGACGGCGCGCCGACGACCGCCGCGCCGAGCCGGGCCCGGCGTGCCGGGCGCACCCGGCGGCGTCGGTTCCCGGTCGGACCGCTGGTTGTCCTCGTGGTCGCCGCCGTTGTCTGGTACCTGCTGTCCCTGGCGCTGTTCGTGGTGCCCGAGCCGGTGGCCACGGTGCGCGCCCTGATCGACAACTTCTCCTCGACGGAGTTCACCGACGCGGTCGGCAAGACCGCGCTGGGCGGTCTGGTCGCGTTCCTGCTCGCCATGGTCGCCGGCGTGCTTCTCGGTGCGCTGATCGGGTTGTCCAGGCTGGCCCGGCGCATCCTGGAGCCCACTATCCTGGCGCTGAACGGGATTCCCAAGATCGCCATCTACCCGGTGCTGATGCTGGTGTTCGGGCTCGGCTCGACCTCGCAGGTGACGATGGGGTTCATCTTCGGCGTGTTCCCCGTGATCATCAACTTCGGCGGCGCGCTGGCCACGGTGCCGGAGATCTACGGGCGGGTGGCCCGATCCCTGGCCATGCCGTGGTATCTGCGACTGCTCAAGCTCGATATCCCGGCCGCGCTGCCCTCGCTCGCGGTTAGCCTGCGGCTGGCGTTCAGCCTGAGCCTGGTCGGCGTGGTGTTCGCCGAGATCATCGGCTCCAAGGCCGGCCTCGGCCAGATCATCATCGCCAAGTACACGCTGGCCCAGTACGAGCTGATGGGGGCCGCCGTGCTCCTGCTCATCGTCACGTCGCTGGTCGGCACCACCAGCCTGTGGGCGCTGGAACGGCACCTGGCGCGCCGCTGGCGGTAG
- a CDS encoding ABC transporter permease subunit has protein sequence MQRELVRTLKSQVLTFLVLAVIIAAGWWLVTETDLVDTRTFPPLDEIIGAQTQLTDPAPATFLDHLAVTSVRVVASLVAGFLLGFGLGVLFWRLPVLGRALEPYLLAFYAVPLVVFYPFLLVLLGINSWPIIAISMVMCSVPVALNTWIGFREQKEIHRMVHLALQLPRLLRFRRIELPAALPQVFTGARVGAVYSLVGTIGMEFMVSSEGLGYAVRHQYETFHLPSMYLFLAATLALSFVVVTALLAVSAVSLRHHE, from the coding sequence ATGCAGCGGGAGCTAGTCCGCACGCTCAAGTCACAGGTGCTCACGTTCCTGGTGCTCGCGGTCATCATCGCCGCGGGTTGGTGGCTGGTCACCGAGACCGACCTCGTGGACACCAGGACCTTCCCACCGCTGGACGAGATCATCGGCGCGCAGACCCAGCTGACCGACCCGGCGCCGGCGACCTTCCTGGACCACCTGGCGGTCACCTCGGTACGGGTGGTGGCCAGCCTGGTGGCCGGCTTCCTGCTCGGCTTCGGGCTCGGCGTGCTGTTCTGGCGGCTGCCGGTGCTCGGCCGCGCGCTTGAGCCGTACCTGCTGGCCTTCTACGCGGTGCCGCTGGTGGTCTTCTACCCGTTCCTGCTGGTGCTGTTGGGCATCAACTCCTGGCCGATCATCGCGATCTCCATGGTGATGTGCTCGGTACCGGTGGCGCTCAACACCTGGATCGGATTCCGTGAGCAGAAGGAGATCCACCGGATGGTCCACCTGGCGCTGCAGCTGCCCAGGCTGCTGCGGTTCCGCCGGATCGAGCTGCCGGCCGCGCTGCCGCAGGTCTTCACCGGGGCGCGGGTGGGGGCCGTCTACAGCCTCGTCGGCACGATCGGGATGGAGTTCATGGTCAGCAGCGAAGGGCTCGGCTACGCCGTCCGGCACCAGTACGAGACGTTCCACTTGCCGAGCATGTACCTGTTCCTCGCCGCCACCCTCGCACTGTCCTTTGTGGTCGTGACCGCGCTGCTCGCGGTGAGCGCCGTGTCGCTGAGGCATCACGAATGA